The following are from one region of the Baumannia cicadellinicola str. Hc (Homalodisca coagulata) genome:
- the pgi gene encoding glucose-6-phosphate isomerase translates to MKNINPINTNAWNSLQQHFNNIKEVKIRDLFLLDSQRFDNFSAIFDNQILLDYSKNRITTETLYLLFALAKECDLPNAIAAMFSGQKINRTEDRAVLHIALRNRSNKIIAIDSQDIMPEVNAVLSKMRQFCNQIISGQWKGYTGKPITNIVNIGIGGSDLGPYMVTEALRPYKNHLNMHFVSNVDGTHITEKFKYLDPETTLFLIASKTFTTQETMTNAHSARNWFLKTAVNEQYIAQHFVAISTNANDVVKFGININNMFQFWDWVGGRYSLWSAIGLSIALSLGFENFELLLEGAHAMDCHFTETQLEHNLPVILALINIWYNNFFGFETEAIIPYDQYMHRFAAYLQQCHMESNGKSIDRNGNIINYQTGSIIWGEPGTNSQHSFYQLLHQGTKIVPCDFIVPAISHNPLGDHHLKLLANCFAQTEALAFGKSCQFIEEKFIMGTTSEQKLSIIPFKVCGGNRPTNSILVKQITPYNLGALISLYEHKIFTQSVILNIYAFDQWGVELGKTQANSVLSELATDNIVTCHNSSTNGLINYYKSWRYKTDDK, encoded by the coding sequence ATGAAAAATATTAATCCAATTAATACGAATGCGTGGAACAGTTTACAACAACATTTTAATAACATAAAAGAAGTAAAAATAAGAGATCTATTTTTGCTAGATTCCCAACGGTTCGATAATTTTTCTGCTATTTTTGATAACCAGATATTATTAGATTACTCGAAAAATCGTATTACTACCGAGACACTATATTTATTATTTGCTTTAGCTAAAGAATGTGATCTACCTAATGCAATAGCTGCTATGTTTAGTGGTCAGAAAATTAACCGCACTGAGGATCGTGCAGTATTACATATTGCATTACGTAATCGTAGTAATAAAATTATTGCTATAGATAGTCAAGATATAATGCCAGAAGTAAATGCAGTACTATCGAAAATGAGGCAATTTTGTAATCAGATAATTAGTGGTCAATGGAAAGGTTATACTGGTAAACCTATTACTAATATAGTAAATATTGGAATTGGTGGTTCTGATCTTGGACCATATATGGTAACTGAAGCATTACGACCCTATAAGAACCATCTTAATATGCATTTTGTATCTAATGTCGATGGTACGCATATCACAGAAAAATTTAAGTATTTAGATCCAGAAACAACTTTATTTTTGATTGCATCTAAAACTTTTACTACTCAGGAGACTATGACAAATGCTCATAGTGCACGTAATTGGTTTTTGAAAACAGCAGTAAATGAGCAATATATTGCTCAACATTTTGTTGCTATCTCAACTAATGCTAACGATGTAGTAAAATTTGGTATAAATATTAACAATATGTTTCAATTCTGGGATTGGGTAGGTGGTCGTTATTCTTTATGGTCTGCTATTGGTCTGTCGATTGCGTTATCACTAGGTTTCGAAAATTTCGAGCTATTACTTGAAGGTGCACACGCAATGGACTGTCATTTTACTGAAACTCAGTTAGAACATAATTTACCAGTTATATTAGCACTAATTAATATCTGGTATAATAATTTTTTTGGCTTCGAAACAGAAGCTATCATACCGTATGATCAATATATGCACCGTTTTGCCGCTTATTTGCAGCAATGTCATATGGAATCAAATGGTAAATCTATAGATAGGAATGGTAATATTATTAACTATCAAACAGGATCAATTATCTGGGGTGAGCCTGGTACAAATAGCCAACATTCTTTTTACCAATTACTTCACCAAGGAACCAAAATAGTACCTTGTGATTTTATTGTACCAGCAATAAGTCACAATCCATTAGGAGATCATCATCTTAAGTTATTAGCCAATTGTTTCGCTCAGACTGAAGCATTAGCTTTTGGTAAATCATGTCAGTTTATAGAAGAAAAATTTATAATGGGTACAACATCAGAACAAAAACTATCTATTATACCATTCAAGGTATGTGGGGGTAATCGTCCAACTAATTCTATTTTAGTAAAACAAATAACTCCTTATAATCTTGGAGCACTAATTTCATTATATGAGCATAAGATTTTTACACAAAGTGTGATACTGAATATTTATGCTTTTGACCAGTGGGGCGTAGAATTAGGAAAAACACAAGCTAATTCTGTTCTATCAGAATTAGCAACAGATAATATAGTTACATGCCATAATAGTTCTACTAATGGATTAATTAACTATTATAAATCCTGGCGCTATAAAACAGATGATAAATAG
- the pckA gene encoding phosphoenolpyruvate carboxykinase (ATP): MLSNNIIRQQLIHYGITDCCELIYNPSFEQLVREETNHNLTNLERGTITNSGAIAVNTGIFTGRSPLDKYIVCDNDTHHQLWWSDQDKTSNNQPISQITWQYLKKLVSKQLSYKRLFIIDVYCGAKKNSRLRVRFVTEVAWQAHFVKNMFIQPDAIDLISFEPEFIVLNGAKCTNPNWREQNMHSENFIALNLTEGMQLIAGTWYGGEMKKGLFTVMNYHLPLKGIASMHCSANVGINKDVALFFGLSGTGKTTLSHDTNRALIGDDEHGWDNDGIFNLEGGCYAKTINLKPELEPEIFQAIRCNALLENVMVRADGSVNYHDNSKTDNARVSYPLNHIKNRVQPVSCASHASTIIFLTADAFGVLPPVATLTNEQAQYYFLSGFSAKLSGTERGIISPVPTFSACFGAAFLALHPTVYAALLAKRMNIAGTNAYLVNTGWNGNGSRIALKDTKAIINAILNKQIQDTPTIKLPIFNLSIPQILIGVDSNILDPRTSYINSSEWQNKARSLAQLFIKNFNKFTLPLTCKKLHNAGPQL, translated from the coding sequence ATGCTTAGTAATAATATAATTAGACAACAGTTAATACACTATGGTATCACTGATTGCTGTGAACTAATATATAATCCTAGTTTTGAACAGTTAGTTCGTGAAGAAACAAACCATAATTTAACTAATCTTGAACGTGGTACTATTACCAATTCAGGTGCAATAGCAGTCAATACCGGTATTTTTACTGGTCGCTCTCCTTTAGATAAGTATATAGTATGTGATAATGATACTCATCATCAACTATGGTGGTCAGATCAAGATAAAACAAGTAATAATCAACCTATTAGTCAAATAACCTGGCAATATCTCAAAAAATTAGTTAGCAAACAACTTAGTTATAAACGTTTGTTCATCATTGACGTATATTGTGGGGCAAAAAAAAATAGCCGATTACGAGTCCGCTTTGTGACAGAAGTTGCTTGGCAAGCTCATTTTGTAAAAAATATGTTTATCCAACCAGATGCGATAGATCTAATTTCTTTTGAACCAGAATTTATAGTACTCAATGGAGCCAAATGTACCAATCCAAATTGGCGCGAACAAAATATGCATTCAGAAAATTTTATTGCTTTAAATTTAACTGAAGGTATGCAGCTAATAGCTGGTACTTGGTACGGAGGTGAAATGAAAAAAGGCTTATTCACAGTAATGAACTATCACTTACCACTAAAAGGTATAGCATCAATGCACTGTTCAGCAAATGTTGGTATAAATAAAGATGTTGCTCTTTTTTTTGGACTATCAGGTACAGGAAAAACTACTTTATCTCATGATACTAACAGAGCCCTGATTGGTGACGATGAACATGGTTGGGACAATGATGGTATTTTTAATTTAGAAGGTGGATGTTATGCGAAAACTATTAATCTCAAGCCAGAATTAGAACCAGAGATTTTTCAAGCGATTAGATGTAATGCTCTGCTAGAAAATGTTATGGTACGTGCAGATGGTTCGGTAAATTATCATGATAATAGTAAAACCGATAATGCACGTGTATCGTATCCTCTTAATCATATTAAAAATAGAGTACAACCTGTCTCATGTGCTAGCCATGCGTCAACAATCATTTTTCTTACTGCTGATGCATTCGGTGTTTTACCACCAGTAGCCACCTTGACAAATGAGCAGGCTCAATATTACTTTTTGTCAGGTTTTTCTGCAAAATTATCCGGTACTGAACGTGGTATTATATCCCCTGTACCTACTTTCTCTGCTTGTTTTGGAGCTGCATTTTTAGCATTACATCCTACAGTATATGCAGCATTACTAGCGAAAAGAATGAATATAGCTGGTACAAACGCATATTTAGTTAATACTGGTTGGAATGGTAATGGCAGTAGGATTGCTCTTAAGGATACTAAGGCAATTATTAATGCTATCTTAAACAAACAAATTCAAGATACGCCGACAATCAAACTACCTATTTTTAACCTTAGTATTCCTCAAATATTAATTGGTGTTGATAGTAATATTCTTGATCCACGTACTTCTTATATTAATAGCTCTGAATGGCAGAACAAAGCTCGTTCTTTAGCTCAGCTTTTTATTAAAAATTTTAATAAATTTACTCTTCCATTAACATGTAAGAAATTACATAATGCTGGACCACAGCTTTAA
- the nudE gene encoding ADP compounds hydrolase NudE: MDKILQKPTIYHVETIAQSRLFTIESVNLKFRNGMYKAYERIRPSNHESVMIVPIIDDNLLLIREYNVGIEDYELSFPKGLIEAGEEIMEAANRELMEEVGYGAHTFTLLHRLTIAPSYLSNTMNIVVAQKLYPHKKIGDEPEKLSLVRWPVTQMLALLNEIDFCEARNISALFLTHSWLE, translated from the coding sequence ATGGATAAGATATTACAAAAACCTACAATTTATCATGTAGAGACTATTGCTCAGTCTCGTCTATTTACTATTGAATCAGTTAATTTAAAGTTTCGTAATGGCATGTATAAAGCATATGAACGAATACGGCCATCCAATCATGAATCAGTAATGATAGTACCTATTATTGATGATAACTTACTGCTTATTCGTGAATATAATGTTGGTATTGAAGACTATGAACTTAGCTTTCCAAAAGGCCTCATTGAGGCCGGAGAAGAAATTATGGAAGCAGCTAATCGTGAATTAATGGAAGAAGTTGGTTATGGTGCACATACTTTTACTTTGCTTCATAGGCTAACGATAGCACCTTCCTATTTATCCAATACTATGAATATAGTAGTAGCACAAAAGCTTTATCCACACAAAAAAATAGGCGATGAACCAGAAAAGTTATCATTAGTTCGTTGGCCAGTTACACAAATGTTAGCATTACTAAATGAAATTGATTTCTGTGAAGCACGTAATATAAGTGCGTTGTTTCTTACCCACTCTTGGTTAGAATAA
- the metK gene encoding methionine adenosyltransferase has translation MAKHLFTSESVSEGHPDKIADQISDTVLDAILAQDLKARVACETYVKTGMVLVGGEITTNAWIDIEELTRNTIRDIGYTNSEMKFDANSCAVLSIISKQSPDINKGINNIDPREQGAGDQGFMFGYATNETDVLMPAPITYAHRLVARQSLVRKNGTLPWLCPDAKSQVTFAYDEGKVVGIDTVVFSTQHVENITLPNLKEAVMEEIIKPVLPIELLSEHTKFFINPTGRFVVGGPMGDCGLTGRKIIVDTYGGMARHGGGAFSGKDPSKVDRSAAYAARYVAKNIVAAGLAEKCEIQVSYAIGIAEPTSITIETFGTEKISADHLTALVNEFFDLRPYSLITMLNLLQPIYRETATYGHFGREHFPWEKTDKAILLRDAASXIC, from the coding sequence ATGGCTAAGCACCTATTCACATCGGAATCAGTTTCCGAAGGTCATCCTGATAAAATTGCTGACCAAATTTCTGACACAGTATTAGACGCTATTTTAGCCCAAGATTTAAAAGCACGCGTAGCTTGTGAAACTTATGTAAAAACAGGTATGGTACTCGTTGGCGGAGAAATTACAACTAATGCATGGATTGATATCGAAGAACTAACACGTAATACAATACGTGATATTGGGTATACGAATTCTGAAATGAAATTTGATGCTAACTCTTGTGCTGTTTTAAGTATTATCAGTAAACAGTCACCGGATATAAATAAGGGTATTAATAATATAGATCCAAGAGAACAGGGTGCAGGTGACCAGGGTTTTATGTTTGGTTATGCAACTAACGAAACCGATGTGCTAATGCCTGCACCTATTACTTATGCTCATCGTCTTGTTGCCCGTCAATCTCTCGTTCGTAAAAATGGTACTCTACCTTGGTTATGTCCAGATGCTAAAAGTCAGGTAACCTTTGCTTATGATGAAGGTAAAGTAGTAGGTATCGATACCGTAGTTTTTTCTACACAACACGTGGAAAATATTACGTTACCAAACCTAAAAGAAGCTGTTATGGAGGAGATTATCAAGCCAGTACTACCAATAGAGTTACTTTCAGAACACACAAAATTTTTTATTAATCCCACTGGTCGTTTTGTAGTTGGTGGCCCTATGGGAGACTGTGGTCTAACTGGTCGTAAAATAATAGTAGATACTTACGGTGGTATGGCACGTCACGGAGGAGGTGCTTTTTCTGGTAAAGATCCATCTAAAGTAGACCGCTCTGCAGCATATGCAGCACGTTACGTCGCAAAGAATATTGTTGCAGCTGGATTAGCAGAAAAATGTGAAATTCAAGTATCTTATGCGATAGGTATCGCTGAACCTACTTCTATAACGATTGAAACTTTTGGTACTGAAAAAATATCAGCTGACCATCTTACTGCTTTAGTAAATGAGTTTTTTGATCTACGTCCTTATAGCTTAATTACAATGCTCAACCTGCTACAACCTATTTACCGCGAAACAGCAACTTATGGCCACTTTGGTCGGGAGCATTTTCCATGGGAAAAAACAGATAAAGCAATATTATTACGTGATGCTGCAAGCTMAATATGCTAA
- the metR gene encoding HTH-type transcriptional regulator MetR → MIELKHLRTLQVLRNSGSLAAAAVQIHQTQSALSHQLSDLEHRLGFRLFVRKSQPLRFTIQGNILLQLAEQILPQVQQALQTCQKPHQTTIRLAIECHSCIQWLTPALTQFHQQWPKVMMDFRSGVVFDPQPALQQGQLDLVLTSDILVRSGLYYAPMFDYEVRLVLAPNHYLTHKSIIIPHDLCQETLLIYPVQRNRIDILRKFLQPAGIHPTLKTVDNTLLLIQMVSARMGIAALPHWAVESFERQGIIKTISLGDGLWSRLYAAVRDGEQLQPITEAFIKSACQHANIYLPYVKTLALI, encoded by the coding sequence ATGATCGAACTCAAGCATCTTCGTACTCTACAAGTGTTACGCAATAGCGGTTCATTAGCAGCTGCCGCTGTGCAAATTCATCAAACTCAATCAGCATTATCACATCAATTAAGTGATCTTGAACATCGATTAGGGTTTAGACTATTTGTGCGAAAAAGCCAACCTTTACGCTTTACTATACAAGGTAATATATTACTACAACTAGCAGAACAAATCTTACCACAAGTACAACAGGCACTGCAGACTTGTCAAAAACCACACCAAACTACTATTCGTTTAGCAATTGAATGTCATAGTTGCATTCAGTGGCTGACTCCTGCACTTACTCAGTTTCATCAACAGTGGCCAAAAGTCATGATGGATTTTCGCTCAGGTGTTGTATTTGATCCACAACCAGCATTGCAACAGGGTCAACTAGATTTAGTCCTAACATCAGATATACTAGTACGGAGTGGTCTATATTACGCTCCAATGTTTGATTACGAAGTAAGATTAGTATTAGCACCTAATCATTATCTTACTCATAAGTCTATAATAATACCCCATGATTTATGCCAAGAAACATTACTAATCTATCCAGTACAGCGTAACCGGATAGATATTTTACGTAAATTCCTGCAGCCAGCTGGAATTCATCCAACTTTAAAAACTGTTGATAATACCTTATTGCTTATACAAATGGTATCAGCTCGTATGGGTATTGCTGCACTGCCACATTGGGCAGTAGAAAGTTTTGAGCGCCAAGGGATCATTAAAACTATTTCACTGGGAGATGGATTATGGAGTCGTCTTTATGCGGCAGTTCGTGATGGTGAGCAACTACAACCAATAACGGAAGCATTTATTAAATCAGCTTGTCAACATGCAAATATCTATTTACCTTATGTAAAAACTCTTGCATTAATATAA
- the metE gene encoding 5-methyltetrahydropteroyltriglutamate--homocysteine S-methyltransferase — MTILSHILGFPRIGLHRELKRAQESYWDGHITQQQLLNTGRELRACHWQQQKQAGLNMLPVGDFAWYDHVLTTSLMLDNVPVRHRNDDGSSNIDTLYRIGRGNAPTGQPVVASEMTKWFNTNYHYIVPEFTVGQQFRLGWTQLIEEVDEALALGYNIKPILLGPISYLWLGKAKEKHFDRLSLLSALLPVYQQILALLAQRGIEWVQIDEPALVLELPTAWCNAYYDAYTDALQGYSKLLLTTYFDSIGHHLNIITNLSVHGLHVDLIAGNDDVEVLHRTLPSNWVLSAGVINGRNVWRADLPSKFKQLRSLVGQRELWVGSSCSLLHSPIDLSIETRMDPEVKSWFAFTIQKCNELKLLCNALNRLDDTKYQAILADYSAPLWARQTSEKVHNRQVKIRTEQITENHSQRQQHYLDRINVQRARFNLPILPTTTIGSFPQTTAIRSLRLDLKSGRIDNEYYKNAICNHIKQAITEQDALGLDVLVHGEAERNDMVEYFGEHLNGFIFTQNGWVQSYGSRCVKPPIIIGDISRPKPITVEWAWYAQSLTQKPVKGMLTGPVTILCWSFPREDLDRKTIARQIALALRDEVIDLENAGIGIIQIDEPALREGLPLKYSAWKEYLTWAVEAFRLNAAVAKNNTQIHTHMCYSEFNDIMDSIIAMDADVITIETSRSNMKLLDTFKQYQYPNDIGPGVYDIHSPNIPSEDDIIQLLRKAAQVIPIKRLWVNPDCGLKTRTWLETRKALSNMVNAAHKLRREEEYNRS; from the coding sequence ATGACCATTTTAAGTCATATATTAGGTTTTCCGCGCATCGGCTTACACCGTGAATTAAAAAGAGCACAGGAAAGTTATTGGGATGGGCATATAACTCAGCAGCAGTTACTAAATACAGGGCGAGAACTACGTGCGTGTCACTGGCAACAGCAGAAACAAGCTGGTTTAAATATGCTTCCAGTAGGTGATTTTGCCTGGTACGATCATGTTCTTACTACTAGTCTAATGCTAGATAATGTGCCAGTACGTCATCGTAATGACGATGGTTCTAGTAATATTGATACCTTATACCGCATTGGGCGGGGCAACGCACCAACTGGTCAACCAGTAGTAGCATCTGAAATGACTAAATGGTTTAATACAAACTACCATTATATTGTGCCAGAATTTACCGTTGGTCAGCAATTTCGCTTAGGCTGGACTCAATTAATAGAAGAAGTTGACGAAGCATTAGCATTAGGTTATAATATTAAACCAATACTACTTGGTCCAATTAGCTATCTGTGGCTAGGTAAAGCTAAGGAAAAGCATTTTGACCGACTATCACTATTATCAGCATTATTACCTGTTTATCAGCAGATATTAGCATTACTGGCTCAACGTGGTATCGAATGGGTTCAAATTGATGAGCCAGCGTTAGTACTTGAGTTACCAACAGCATGGTGTAATGCTTACTATGATGCCTATACAGATGCTCTACAAGGATATAGTAAATTACTACTAACAACTTATTTTGATAGCATCGGGCATCATCTGAATATCATAACTAATTTATCAGTACATGGTTTACATGTTGATTTAATTGCCGGAAATGATGATGTAGAAGTTTTACATCGTACTCTACCATCCAACTGGGTACTGTCTGCCGGAGTAATAAATGGCCGTAATGTTTGGCGTGCTGATTTACCAAGTAAGTTTAAGCAACTACGTTCATTAGTTGGTCAGCGAGAACTTTGGGTAGGATCATCTTGTTCGCTATTACATAGTCCTATCGATTTAAGCATTGAGACTAGAATGGATCCAGAAGTAAAAAGTTGGTTTGCTTTTACTATACAAAAATGTAATGAATTAAAATTATTATGTAATGCGCTTAATAGGTTAGATGATACTAAATATCAAGCAATATTAGCTGACTATAGTGCACCTCTGTGGGCACGTCAGACATCAGAAAAAGTTCACAATCGACAGGTTAAAATACGGACAGAGCAAATTACTGAAAATCATAGTCAACGCCAGCAACATTACTTAGATCGAATAAATGTTCAGCGTGCACGATTCAATTTACCAATATTACCTACAACTACTATTGGTTCTTTCCCACAAACTACTGCAATACGCAGTTTACGTCTTGATTTAAAAAGTGGTCGAATAGATAACGAGTATTATAAAAACGCTATTTGTAACCATATTAAGCAAGCAATTACTGAACAAGATGCATTAGGACTAGATGTTTTAGTACACGGAGAGGCTGAACGTAATGATATGGTAGAATATTTTGGTGAGCATTTAAATGGCTTTATATTTACCCAGAATGGATGGGTACAAAGTTATGGCTCTCGTTGTGTGAAACCACCAATTATAATTGGTGATATCAGTCGTCCAAAACCAATTACCGTAGAATGGGCATGGTATGCTCAATCTTTGACTCAAAAACCAGTAAAAGGTATGCTAACTGGACCAGTAACAATTCTGTGTTGGTCTTTTCCACGTGAAGATCTTGACCGTAAAACTATTGCTAGGCAAATAGCTTTAGCATTACGTGATGAAGTAATAGATCTAGAAAATGCTGGTATAGGAATTATTCAAATTGATGAACCTGCTTTACGTGAAGGTTTACCTTTAAAATATTCTGCGTGGAAAGAATATTTGACTTGGGCCGTAGAAGCATTCCGCTTAAATGCAGCAGTAGCTAAAAATAATACACAGATTCACACTCATATGTGTTATAGTGAATTTAACGATATTATGGATTCTATCATTGCAATGGATGCCGATGTAATAACGATTGAAACTTCTCGTTCTAATATGAAGTTACTTGATACCTTCAAACAATACCAATATCCTAACGATATTGGACCTGGAGTATATGATATTCATTCACCTAACATACCTAGCGAAGATGATATAATTCAGTTACTACGTAAAGCGGCTCAAGTTATACCAATAAAACGTTTATGGGTTAATCCAGACTGCGGTTTAAAAACTCGTACCTGGTTAGAAACACGCAAAGCATTATCTAATATGGTTAATGCAGCACATAAACTAAGAAGAGAAGAAGAATATAACAGGTCATAG
- the rmuC gene encoding DNA recombination protein RmuC: MDSLLLYSIIGCIFFLLGILISWLIANLLYQNKCLERENKLSSLAQQLQIAYQKLEQKLFQEEQTKQELYSRLAVTEERLIFLDHLRQECKHLSQELRVEQEKNSNLKAELRGVTICLEETKLAAKEHKLLLIKNEQELSSQFENLAYRIVEQSKYQVSEHNQQSIEQLLIPLREQLDGFRRQMQESFSYEARERHTLAHEISNLQQLHIHMAQEALNLTRALKGDNKIQGHWGEIVLSRVLEASGLREGHEFNTQVNLQHDEERRLQPDVIVRLPQGKDVIIDAKMSLVAYERYFNSDNAADRNLALTEHINSLRNHIKQLGKKDYPRLLGLKSLDYILMFIPVEPAFMVAINHHPELISEAQANNIMLVSPTTLLVALRTIHNLWRYEYQSQNAQKIADRATRLYDKFRLFIDDMNHIGQSIEKLESSYQLAIKKLAYGRGNLISQAEVFRKLGVAIKRPITLLPINSQDNSSISLNEQFCSEELEDESNPL; this comes from the coding sequence ATGGATTCCCTACTATTATATAGTATTATTGGTTGTATATTCTTTCTGTTAGGAATACTAATTAGTTGGCTTATAGCTAATCTATTATATCAAAATAAATGCTTAGAACGCGAGAATAAATTATCTAGTTTAGCACAGCAGTTACAAATTGCTTATCAGAAACTTGAACAAAAGCTCTTTCAAGAAGAGCAGACAAAACAAGAATTATATAGTAGGCTTGCAGTTACTGAAGAACGTCTAATTTTTTTAGATCATTTGCGTCAGGAGTGTAAACATCTTAGTCAGGAATTACGCGTAGAACAGGAAAAAAATAGTAATCTTAAAGCTGAACTACGAGGAGTAACTATTTGTTTAGAAGAGACGAAGTTAGCAGCTAAAGAACATAAGCTTCTTCTTATTAAGAATGAACAAGAATTATCATCACAGTTTGAAAATCTTGCCTATAGAATTGTTGAACAAAGTAAATACCAAGTAAGTGAACATAACCAGCAAAGTATCGAACAACTACTGATTCCATTGCGTGAACAATTAGATGGTTTCCGTAGACAAATGCAGGAAAGTTTTAGCTATGAAGCACGCGAACGCCATACTTTAGCCCATGAAATTAGTAATTTACAGCAACTTCATATCCACATGGCTCAAGAAGCTCTTAATTTAACTAGAGCTCTAAAAGGTGATAATAAAATACAGGGACATTGGGGCGAAATAGTACTTAGTCGTGTTCTTGAAGCATCTGGTCTACGTGAAGGGCATGAATTTAATACTCAGGTCAATCTTCAGCATGATGAAGAACGGAGACTACAACCAGATGTTATAGTACGATTACCACAGGGTAAGGATGTAATCATTGATGCAAAAATGTCTCTCGTAGCTTATGAACGCTACTTTAATAGCGATAATGCAGCAGATCGTAATTTAGCATTAACTGAACATATTAACTCACTACGTAATCATATTAAACAACTTGGTAAAAAAGATTATCCACGATTACTAGGTTTAAAATCTTTAGATTATATTTTAATGTTTATACCAGTTGAACCTGCTTTCATGGTAGCTATTAATCATCATCCTGAGCTGATTAGTGAAGCTCAAGCGAATAATATTATGCTAGTTAGTCCTACTACATTATTAGTTGCATTACGGACGATCCATAATTTATGGCGTTATGAATACCAAAGTCAAAATGCTCAGAAGATTGCAGATCGTGCTACAAGGTTATACGATAAATTCCGTCTATTTATCGATGATATGAATCATATAGGTCAAAGTATAGAAAAATTAGAGTCTAGTTATCAACTAGCTATTAAAAAATTAGCTTATGGCCGTGGTAATCTGATTAGTCAGGCAGAAGTATTCAGGAAACTAGGAGTAGCAATAAAACGTCCAATAACATTGCTACCTATTAATAGTCAAGATAATAGTAGTATTTCATTAAATGAACAATTTTGTTCTGAAGAATTAGAAGATGAAAGTAATCCTCTATAG
- a CDS encoding homoserine O-succinyltransferase, with translation MPIMVYDTLPAVDFLQNKNISVMTYSQNSTEMIKISPLKILILNLMPNKIEAENQFLRLLANSPLQINIQLLRIDNHKSKNTPAEHINKFYDNFDDIKDDYFSGLLVTGAPLGLLNFSEVLFWPEINRILRWAKKHVTSILFICWAVQAALNIFYKIPKKTRKFKLSGIYQHHTMNQNALLTRGFDPTFLAPHSRYADFPTDIIRQHTDLEILVESNEVGAYLFTSPDKQLVFVTGHPEYDLLTLANEYHRDCKKGLNPTIPVNYFPKNNPSLIPNISWNSHSYLLFSNWINYFIARKEISLKITS, from the coding sequence ATGCCAATTATGGTATACGACACGTTACCTGCCGTTGATTTTTTGCAGAATAAAAATATATCTGTCATGACATACTCGCAGAATAGTACTGAAATGATAAAAATATCTCCACTAAAAATATTAATTCTTAATCTTATGCCAAATAAAATTGAAGCGGAAAACCAGTTCTTACGGTTATTAGCTAATTCTCCATTACAAATTAATATTCAATTACTACGCATTGATAACCATAAATCAAAAAATACTCCGGCGGAACATATAAATAAATTTTACGATAATTTTGACGATATTAAAGACGATTACTTTAGTGGTTTATTAGTTACAGGAGCTCCATTAGGTCTACTAAATTTTAGTGAGGTCTTATTTTGGCCTGAAATTAACCGTATACTACGTTGGGCTAAAAAGCATGTTACATCGATATTATTTATATGCTGGGCAGTACAAGCAGCACTCAATATTTTCTATAAAATACCTAAAAAAACTAGAAAGTTTAAACTATCTGGAATTTATCAACATCATACAATGAACCAAAATGCCCTACTAACTAGGGGGTTTGATCCAACGTTTTTAGCTCCTCATTCACGCTATGCTGATTTTCCTACAGATATTATTCGCCAACATACAGATTTAGAGATCTTAGTGGAATCTAACGAAGTAGGTGCTTATTTATTTACTAGTCCAGATAAACAACTGGTATTTGTTACTGGTCATCCTGAATATGATCTTTTAACTCTAGCTAATGAATATCATCGTGATTGTAAAAAAGGCTTAAATCCAACTATACCAGTTAACTATTTTCCCAAAAATAATCCTAGTTTAATACCTAATATTAGCTGGAATAGTCACAGCTATCTTTTATTTTCTAACTGGATAAATTACTTTATAGCAAGAAAAGAGATATCACTAAAAATTACTTCTTAG